The Oscillospiraceae bacterium genome has a segment encoding these proteins:
- a CDS encoding FtsK/SpoIIIE domain-containing protein yields the protein MRMIWNKGHRIRASDKHLVYHFSIETLLFVFVAVLLLLNSKQLMRTDWEHFSLLDNGFTLSLYNFITILIATGVCALVAFLYYRFCYDSFKKLLHRQKLARMILENKWYEADTVQDSGFFTDLQSRSREKIVWFPKIYYQMEKGLLHIRCEITLGKYQDQLLRLEDKLESGLYCELTDKTLHDGYIEYTLLYDMIANRITIDEVRAENGCLRLMKNLVWEYDALPHALIAGGTGGGKTYFLLTLIEALLHTNAVLYILDPKNADLADLGTVMGNVYHTKEEMIDCVNAFYEGMVQRSEEMKQHPNYKTGENYAYLGLPPCFLIFDEYVAFFEMLGTKESVSLLSQLKKIVMLGRQAGYFLIVACQRPDAKYFSDGIRDNFNFRVGLGRISELGYGMLFGSDVKKQFFQKRIKGRGYCDVGTSVISEFYTPLVPKGHDFLQTIGFLSQARQDGTATCEAKGDGTD from the coding sequence ATGCGTATGATTTGGAACAAAGGACACCGTATCAGAGCCAGCGACAAGCACCTTGTTTATCATTTTTCCATAGAGACGCTTCTGTTTGTGTTCGTGGCAGTTCTCCTGCTACTGAATAGCAAACAGCTCATGCGTACCGACTGGGAACATTTCAGCTTATTAGACAATGGCTTTACGCTTTCCCTTTACAACTTCATAACCATACTGATAGCGACTGGTGTTTGTGCATTGGTCGCTTTTCTGTATTACCGCTTCTGTTACGACAGTTTCAAGAAGCTACTGCACCGTCAAAAGCTGGCAAGAATGATACTGGAAAATAAGTGGTATGAAGCCGATACCGTACAAGACAGCGGTTTTTTTACTGACCTGCAAAGCAGATCAAGGGAAAAAATCGTCTGGTTTCCAAAGATTTATTATCAAATGGAAAAAGGACTTCTTCATATCCGCTGTGAAATTACGCTGGGAAAATATCAAGACCAGCTTTTACGGTTGGAGGATAAGTTGGAAAGTGGCTTGTATTGTGAGCTGACCGACAAGACCCTGCATGACGGCTATATCGAATATACCCTGCTTTATGATATGATAGCGAACCGCATTACCATTGATGAAGTACGGGCAGAAAACGGTTGTCTTAGATTGATGAAAAATCTTGTCTGGGAATATGACGCACTCCCTCACGCTCTGATTGCTGGTGGGACTGGTGGTGGTAAAACTTATTTTCTGCTGACGCTCATTGAAGCCTTACTGCATACAAACGCTGTCCTTTATATCTTAGACCCGAAGAACGCTGACCTTGCGGACTTGGGAACAGTTATGGGAAATGTGTATCACACCAAAGAAGAAATGATAGACTGTGTCAATGCCTTTTATGAGGGCATGGTACAGCGAAGTGAGGAAATGAAGCAACACCCGAACTATAAGACGGGCGAAAACTATGCCTATCTGGGACTGCCACCCTGCTTTCTTATCTTTGATGAATATGTAGCATTTTTTGAAATGCTGGGGACGAAAGAAAGTGTGAGCTTACTTAGCCAGTTAAAGAAAATCGTTATGTTAGGACGACAAGCAGGTTATTTCCTTATCGTTGCCTGCCAGCGTCCAGACGCAAAGTATTTCTCGGACGGTATCAGAGATAACTTCAATTTCCGTGTGGGCTTGGGGCGTATCAGCGAATTAGGTTACGGTATGCTGTTCGGTTCAGATGTGAAAAAGCAATTTTTTCAGAAGCGTATCAAGGGACGTGGCTATTGTGATGTGGGAACAAGCGTTATAAGTGAGTTTTACACGCCTTTAGTTCCAAAAGGACATGATTTTTTGCAGACTATCGGCTTTCTTTCACAAGCAAGGCAGGACGGGACGGCGACGTGCGAAGCGAAAGGCGACGGCACGGACTAG
- a CDS encoding replication initiation factor domain-containing protein, which produces MVLNEEQWIKELREKRIAYGISQGRLAVASGITREYLNKIESGKMKPSKELLNTLHKELAKFNPEAPLTMLFDYVKIRFPTLDIQHIIKDILKLNINYMLHENYGRYSYTEHYSLGDIFIYTSADEEKGVLLELKGRGCRQFESYLLAQQRSWYDFLMDALIDGGVMKRIDLAINDHTGILDIPELAEKCRKREYIGKSRSYKFYQSGELIKHREDDREYMGRTLYLGSLKSDVYFCIYEKDYEQYVKLGTPLEEADIINRFEIRLRNERAYYAVRDLLTYYDAEQTAFSIINQYVRFVDEEPDKRKNDWKLNDRWAWFIGDNRQSLKLTTKPEPYTLDRTLRWVQRQVAPTLKMLKKIDKGNGTDYMETIEQQAKLTEKHEMIIKQQTTPAKDLVES; this is translated from the coding sequence ATGGTTCTGAATGAAGAACAATGGATAAAAGAATTACGGGAAAAACGGATTGCTTACGGTATCTCACAAGGCAGGCTGGCGGTGGCGTCTGGTATCACAAGAGAATATCTCAACAAGATAGAAAGCGGAAAAATGAAGCCGTCAAAGGAACTTCTGAATACTCTGCATAAAGAACTGGCAAAGTTCAATCCAGAAGCACCGCTTACCATGCTGTTTGATTATGTGAAAATTCGTTTTCCCACGCTGGATATACAGCACATCATCAAAGATATATTAAAACTGAATATCAACTATATGCTCCATGAAAATTACGGGCGTTACAGTTATACGGAGCATTACTCTTTAGGGGACATCTTTATCTATACGTCGGCTGACGAAGAAAAAGGTGTCCTTTTAGAGTTAAAGGGGCGTGGTTGCAGGCAGTTTGAAAGTTACCTGCTGGCACAGCAAAGAAGCTGGTATGACTTTCTTATGGACGCACTTATAGACGGTGGCGTGATGAAGCGTATCGACCTTGCTATCAACGACCATACGGGCATTTTGGATATTCCAGAGCTTGCGGAAAAATGCAGGAAACGGGAATATATCGGAAAGTCCAGAAGCTATAAGTTTTACCAGTCGGGCGAGCTTATCAAGCACAGAGAGGACGACAGAGAATATATGGGGCGTACCCTTTATCTTGGGTCGCTGAAATCAGATGTGTATTTCTGTATCTATGAAAAGGACTATGAGCAGTACGTCAAGTTAGGGACACCTCTGGAAGAAGCCGACATTATCAACCGTTTTGAAATACGGCTTCGCAATGAACGAGCCTATTATGCGGTACGAGATTTACTGACCTATTATGACGCAGAACAGACCGCTTTTTCTATCATCAATCAGTATGTGCGGTTTGTTGATGAAGAACCCGACAAGCGAAAAAATGACTGGAAGCTCAATGACCGCTGGGCTTGGTTTATCGGCGATAACAGACAGAGCTTGAAGCTGACGACAAAACCAGAGCCTTACACCTTAGACCGCACATTGCGGTGGGTACAACGGCAGGTAGCACCGACCTTAAAAATGCTGAAAAAGATTGATAAGGGAAACGGTACAGACTACATGGAAACAATCGAACAGCAGGCAAAGCTCACAGAAAAGCATGAAATGATAATCAAACAGCAGACGACCCCTGCAAAAGATTTAGTAGAAAGTTAG
- a CDS encoding DUF3789 domain-containing protein has translation MWVLLKDFLLVSMGMGIGVVLMCILNVGKEADYEMEQLKESEDN, from the coding sequence ATGTGGGTATTATTAAAAGACTTCCTGCTGGTATCTATGGGAATGGGTATCGGCGTAGTCTTGATGTGTATTTTGAATGTCGGCAAAGAAGCTGACTATGAAATGGAACAATTAAAAGAAAGCGAGGACAATTAA
- a CDS encoding conjugal transfer protein → MSDIFKDMQTKVGCDYISDLPSYKRKVWQEMKRLNPADYEERQLEDFSKYVFGMSYQTLQDVMKQQKGREEQCRKQGCWWKRKEQLAKKQHHTGLTCR, encoded by the coding sequence ATGAGCGATATTTTTAAGGATATGCAGACGAAAGTCGGCTGTGATTATATTTCCGACCTGCCCTCTTACAAGCGTAAGGTGTGGCAGGAAATGAAACGACTGAACCCTGCCGATTATGAAGAAAGACAGTTAGAAGATTTTTCTAAATATGTGTTTGGTATGTCGTACCAGACCTTACAAGATGTGATGAAACAACAGAAAGGACGTGAGGAACAATGCAGGAAACAAGGGTGCTGGTGGAAACGAAAGGAACAACTGGCGAAGAAACAACATCATACTGGTTTGACCTGCCGATAG
- a CDS encoding antirestriction protein ArdA, with amino-acid sequence MQETRVLVETKGTTGEETTSYWFDLPIDVAEFEEKLGVGAESGDYRIIEKVLPFADEVHEHTSVYQLNELDFMYRQLSSDMQEEYVSLLTVYENLEALYICRNVITVYPDCKSMIDVARQKLMNDPTFKHLSEDCQEYYFDFEAYASHLQEHGKFLVTEHGIFELPE; translated from the coding sequence ATGCAGGAAACAAGGGTGCTGGTGGAAACGAAAGGAACAACTGGCGAAGAAACAACATCATACTGGTTTGACCTGCCGATAGATGTTGCAGAGTTTGAAGAAAAGTTAGGTGTCGGTGCAGAAAGTGGGGATTACCGCATTATCGAAAAGGTACTGCCCTTTGCTGATGAAGTCCACGAACATACAAGCGTGTACCAGCTCAACGAATTAGATTTTATGTACCGCCAGCTTTCAAGCGATATGCAGGAAGAATATGTATCACTTCTTACCGTGTATGAAAATTTAGAAGCACTTTATATTTGCAGGAACGTGATTACGGTTTATCCCGACTGCAAAAGCATGATAGATGTTGCAAGGCAAAAGCTGATGAACGACCCGACATTTAAGCATTTATCCGAGGACTGTCAAGAATATTACTTTGACTTTGAAGCCTACGCTTCTCACTTGCAGGAACACGGGAAATTTTTAGTAACAGAACACGGTATCTTTGAACTGCCAGAGTAG